A stretch of Allostreptomyces psammosilenae DNA encodes these proteins:
- the pyk gene encoding pyruvate kinase: protein MRRAKIVCTLGPATDSYDQLRSLVEAGMNVARFNMSHGSYAEHEARLERVRKVAEDTGRSIAALFDLQGPKIRLATFAEGPVTLHPGAEFTITTEDVPGDATICGTTYKGLPGDVSKGERILVNDGAVSLEVVEVQGPEVRTIVIEGGVVSNHKGINLPGVAVSVPALSEKDKEDLRWALRQGADWIALSFVRDASDIDDVHRIMDEEGRHVPVVAKIEKPQAVENLKEIVKAFDGIMVARGDMGVELPLEQVPLVQKRAIKLCRQQAKPVIVATQMLESMIEASRPTRAEASDVANAVLDGTDAVMLSAESSVGKYPIEAVKTMARIIETAEQEMFSRGLQPAEKKPRTQGGAVARAATELGDFLQAKRLVAFTHSGDTARRLSRYRSPIPVTAFTSEVATQRQLALSWGVETFVVPFVQHTDDMIDQVDAALSATKQVKQGDTVIVTAGSPPGVKGTTNMVRVHHIGERSS from the coding sequence ATGCGCCGAGCCAAGATCGTCTGCACCCTGGGCCCCGCCACCGACAGCTACGACCAGCTTCGCTCGCTGGTCGAGGCCGGTATGAACGTGGCCCGTTTCAACATGAGCCACGGCTCCTACGCCGAGCACGAGGCCCGCCTGGAGCGGGTACGGAAGGTGGCGGAGGACACCGGCCGGAGCATCGCCGCCCTCTTCGACCTCCAGGGCCCCAAGATCCGGTTGGCGACCTTCGCCGAGGGGCCGGTCACCCTCCACCCGGGCGCCGAGTTCACCATCACCACCGAGGACGTCCCCGGTGACGCCACCATCTGCGGCACCACCTACAAGGGCCTGCCGGGCGACGTCTCCAAGGGCGAGCGCATCCTGGTCAACGACGGCGCGGTCTCCCTGGAGGTCGTGGAGGTCCAGGGCCCGGAGGTGCGCACCATCGTCATAGAGGGCGGCGTGGTCTCCAACCACAAGGGCATCAACCTGCCCGGCGTCGCCGTCTCGGTGCCCGCCCTGTCCGAGAAGGACAAGGAGGACCTGCGCTGGGCGCTGCGCCAGGGCGCCGACTGGATCGCGCTGTCCTTCGTGCGCGACGCCTCCGACATCGACGACGTGCACCGGATCATGGACGAGGAGGGGCGCCACGTCCCCGTCGTCGCCAAGATCGAGAAGCCGCAGGCCGTCGAGAACCTCAAGGAGATCGTCAAGGCCTTTGACGGCATCATGGTCGCCCGCGGCGACATGGGCGTGGAGCTGCCGCTGGAGCAGGTGCCGCTGGTGCAGAAGCGCGCCATCAAGCTGTGCCGCCAGCAGGCCAAGCCGGTCATCGTGGCCACCCAGATGCTGGAGTCGATGATCGAGGCGTCCCGGCCGACCCGCGCCGAGGCGTCCGACGTCGCCAACGCGGTGCTGGACGGCACCGACGCGGTGATGCTCTCCGCGGAGAGCAGCGTCGGCAAGTACCCGATCGAGGCCGTCAAGACGATGGCCCGGATCATCGAGACGGCCGAGCAGGAGATGTTCTCCCGCGGCCTGCAGCCGGCCGAGAAGAAGCCGCGCACTCAGGGCGGCGCGGTGGCCCGCGCGGCGACCGAGCTGGGCGACTTCCTCCAGGCCAAGCGGCTGGTGGCGTTCACCCACTCGGGTGACACCGCCCGCCGGCTCTCCCGCTACCGCTCCCCCATCCCGGTGACCGCCTTCACCTCGGAGGTCGCCACCCAGCGGCAGCTGGCCCTGTCCTGGGGCGTGGAGACCTTCGTGGTGCCGTTCGTGCAGCACACCGACGACATGATCGACCAGGTGGACGCGGCCCTGAGCGCCACCAAGCAGGTCAAGCAGGGCGACACGGTGATCGTCACCGCCGGCTCCCCGCCCGGCGTGAAGGGCACCACCAACATGGTGCGGGTGCACCACATCGGCGAGCGCAGCAGCTGA
- a CDS encoding acetate kinase, giving the protein MTEPSRVLVLNSGSSSVKYQLLEMADGSRLAAGIVERIGERGGRHTHRPIAQGGEVRTVERQVPDHAAALRSVSEQLAGDGLGLDSPALAAVGHRVVHGGTRFTEPTLVTDDVIEEIEDLVPLAPLHNPANLSGIRVIRELRPDLPQVAVFDTAFHATVPEAAARYAIDRDTADRLSVRRYGFHGTSHQYVSRRTAELLGRPLESVNIIVLHLGNGASASAVAGGVCVDTSMGLTPLEGLVMGTRSGDIDPAAIFHLHRVGGLAVDEIDDLLNRHSGLLGLCGDNDMREIGRRMAEGDAHAREAFDIYTYRLRKYVGAYCAVLGRVDAVAFTAGVGENSPAVREAALRGLEGFGIEVDPVLNAVRGSAARVVSPAEARTAVAVVPTDEELEIARQSYSLVQSQG; this is encoded by the coding sequence GTGACCGAGCCCAGCAGGGTCCTCGTCCTCAACTCCGGCTCGTCGTCGGTGAAGTACCAGCTCCTGGAGATGGCCGACGGCTCCCGCCTGGCGGCCGGCATCGTCGAGCGGATCGGCGAACGCGGCGGCCGGCACACCCACCGGCCGATCGCCCAGGGCGGCGAGGTGCGCACCGTCGAGCGGCAGGTGCCCGACCACGCCGCCGCGCTCCGCTCGGTCTCCGAGCAGCTGGCGGGCGACGGCCTCGGCCTGGACTCCCCCGCGCTCGCCGCGGTCGGCCACCGCGTGGTGCACGGCGGCACCCGCTTCACCGAGCCGACCCTGGTGACCGACGACGTCATCGAGGAGATCGAGGACCTGGTCCCGCTGGCCCCGCTGCACAACCCGGCCAACCTCTCCGGGATCCGGGTGATCCGCGAGCTGCGCCCCGACCTGCCGCAGGTCGCCGTCTTCGACACGGCCTTCCACGCCACCGTGCCGGAGGCCGCCGCCCGCTACGCCATCGACCGGGACACCGCGGACCGGCTCTCGGTGCGCCGCTACGGCTTCCACGGCACCTCGCACCAGTACGTCTCCCGGCGCACCGCCGAACTGCTCGGCCGCCCGCTGGAGTCGGTCAACATCATCGTGCTGCACCTGGGCAACGGGGCCAGTGCCTCGGCGGTGGCCGGCGGGGTGTGCGTGGACACCTCGATGGGGCTCACCCCGCTGGAGGGCCTGGTGATGGGCACCCGCTCCGGCGACATCGACCCGGCGGCCATCTTCCACCTGCACCGGGTCGGCGGCCTGGCCGTGGACGAGATCGACGACCTGCTGAACCGGCACAGCGGCCTGCTCGGGCTGTGCGGGGACAACGACATGCGCGAGATCGGCCGGCGGATGGCCGAGGGCGACGCGCACGCCCGCGAGGCCTTCGACATCTACACCTACCGGCTGCGCAAGTACGTCGGCGCCTACTGCGCGGTGCTCGGCCGGGTGGACGCCGTCGCCTTCACCGCGGGCGTCGGGGAGAACTCCCCCGCGGTGCGCGAGGCCGCGCTGCGCGGCCTGGAGGGCTTCGGCATCGAGGTGGACCCGGTGCTCAACGCGGTGCGCGGCTCGGCCGCCCGCGTGGTCTCGCCGGCCGAGGCGCGGACCGCCGTCGCCGTGGTGCCCACCGACGAGGAGCTGGAGATCGCCCGCCAGTCGTACTCCCTGGTTCAGTCCCAGGGGTGA
- the pta gene encoding phosphate acetyltransferase: MARSVYVTGVGRGDGRQVVELGLMELMSRQVDRVGVFRPLVHGTRAQDPVVQLMRRRYRLDEAMPEAHGMTYAEAADLQAESGLDELVTRLVERFREVARHHEAVLVLGTDFADTNIPDELALNARLANEFGAPVLPVVGGLGEDADTVVAEVRNAHRAYQDLGCHVVAMIANRVAGRSKQEVQRRAAAHLPVPIYVLPEEPALTAPTVAQVVEAVSGTVLLGDGAGLARDVQGYVFGGAMLPTFLDALTEGAIVITPGDRADLVIGSLAAHAAGTPAIAGIVLTLGETPPENVLRMASRLAPGTPVIRTSSGSWATAQRLSTLAGRLTADNARKADTAIGLFELHVDGAELRDRIALSRSERVTPMMFEHALLERARAARKHVVLPEGDEERVLRAAEVLLRRNVVDLTLLGREETIRKKVAELGLDLHLDREPATVPEGAALVDHDGAANAGQAAVRIVDPATSPLREQFAETYTALRAHKGMTLDRAREVVTDVSYFGTLMVRHGLVDGMVSGAVHTTAATIRPAFEVIKTEPGTSIVSSVFFMCLADRVLVYGDCAVNPDPDAEQLADIAISSAATAAQFGVEPRVAMLSYSTGASGAGADVDKVRRATELVRERRPDLKVEGPIQYDAAVDPEVAATKLPGSEVAGRATVLVFPDLNTGNNTYKAVQRSAGAVAVGPVLQGLRKPVNDLSRGALVEDIVNTVAITAIQAQGSDAAAE, encoded by the coding sequence GTGGCGCGCAGCGTGTACGTCACCGGGGTCGGGCGCGGCGACGGCCGCCAGGTCGTCGAGCTGGGCCTGATGGAGCTGATGTCCCGGCAGGTGGACCGCGTCGGCGTGTTCCGCCCCCTGGTGCACGGCACCCGCGCCCAGGACCCGGTGGTCCAGCTGATGCGGCGGCGCTACCGGCTCGACGAGGCGATGCCCGAGGCGCACGGCATGACCTACGCCGAGGCCGCCGACCTGCAGGCCGAGTCCGGGCTGGACGAGCTGGTCACACGCCTGGTGGAACGTTTCCGCGAGGTGGCCCGCCACCACGAGGCCGTGCTGGTCCTCGGCACCGACTTCGCCGACACCAACATCCCCGACGAACTCGCCCTCAACGCCCGCCTGGCCAACGAGTTCGGCGCCCCCGTGCTGCCGGTCGTCGGCGGGCTCGGCGAGGACGCCGACACCGTGGTCGCCGAGGTCCGCAACGCCCACCGCGCCTACCAGGACCTGGGCTGCCACGTCGTCGCCATGATCGCCAACCGGGTCGCCGGACGCTCCAAGCAGGAGGTCCAGCGCCGCGCCGCCGCGCACCTGCCCGTCCCCATATACGTCCTCCCCGAGGAGCCGGCGCTGACCGCGCCCACCGTCGCCCAGGTGGTCGAGGCGGTCTCCGGAACGGTGCTGCTCGGCGACGGCGCCGGCCTGGCCCGGGACGTCCAGGGCTACGTCTTCGGCGGCGCCATGCTGCCCACCTTCCTCGACGCCCTCACCGAGGGCGCCATCGTGATCACCCCGGGCGACCGCGCCGACCTGGTGATCGGCTCGCTGGCCGCGCACGCCGCCGGCACCCCCGCCATCGCCGGCATCGTGCTCACCCTCGGCGAGACCCCGCCGGAGAACGTGCTGCGGATGGCCTCCCGGCTCGCCCCCGGCACCCCGGTGATCCGCACCTCCTCCGGCAGCTGGGCCACCGCCCAGCGGCTGTCCACCCTCGCCGGCCGGCTCACCGCCGACAACGCCCGCAAGGCCGACACCGCGATCGGCCTGTTCGAGCTGCACGTGGACGGCGCGGAACTGCGCGACCGCATCGCGCTCTCCCGCTCCGAGCGGGTCACCCCGATGATGTTCGAGCACGCCCTGCTGGAGCGGGCCCGGGCCGCCCGCAAGCACGTGGTGCTGCCCGAGGGCGACGAGGAACGCGTGCTGCGCGCCGCCGAGGTGCTGCTGCGCCGCAACGTCGTGGACCTCACCCTGCTGGGCAGGGAGGAGACCATCCGCAAGAAGGTCGCCGAGCTCGGCCTCGACCTCCACCTGGACCGTGAGCCGGCCACCGTCCCGGAGGGCGCCGCCCTGGTCGACCACGACGGCGCCGCCAACGCCGGCCAGGCCGCCGTGCGGATCGTCGACCCGGCCACCTCGCCGCTGCGCGAGCAGTTCGCCGAGACGTACACGGCGCTGCGCGCCCACAAGGGCATGACCCTGGACCGGGCCCGCGAGGTGGTCACCGACGTCAGCTACTTCGGCACCCTGATGGTCCGGCACGGACTGGTCGACGGCATGGTCTCCGGCGCCGTGCACACCACCGCCGCCACCATCCGCCCCGCCTTCGAGGTGATCAAGACCGAGCCGGGCACCTCCATCGTCTCCAGCGTCTTCTTCATGTGCCTGGCCGACCGGGTGCTGGTCTACGGCGACTGCGCGGTCAACCCCGACCCGGACGCCGAGCAGCTCGCCGACATCGCCATATCGTCGGCGGCCACCGCCGCCCAGTTCGGCGTCGAACCCCGGGTCGCGATGCTCTCCTACTCCACCGGCGCCTCCGGGGCCGGCGCGGACGTCGACAAGGTGCGCCGCGCCACCGAACTCGTCCGCGAGCGCCGCCCCGACCTGAAGGTGGAGGGCCCCATCCAGTACGACGCCGCCGTCGACCCGGAGGTGGCCGCCACCAAGCTGCCCGGCTCCGAGGTCGCCGGGCGCGCCACCGTGCTGGTCTTCCCCGACCTCAACACCGGCAACAACACCTACAAGGCGGTGCAGCGCTCGGCCGGGGCGGTCGCCGTCGGCCCCGTGCTCCAGGGCCTGCGCAAGCCGGTGAACGACCTCTCCCGGGGCGCCCTGGTGGAGGACATCGTCAACACCGTCGCCATCACCGCCATCCAGGCGCAGGGCAGCGACGCCGCCGCCGAGTGA
- a CDS encoding S8 family peptidase: MARMRSTRLSARRLAATAASAAAVLALGATTLPAAQAAPAEGVIANAGAKDVVAGSYIVTLKDSVGISAAAEAPALAEEYGGEVTHTYTAALNGFAAQLTEREAKRLAADPAVASVVHDQYVSITGTQSNPPSWGLDRIDQDDTPLNSSYTYPDPGGAGVNVYVIDTGVNISHVDFGGRARHGYDAIDGSLPATDGNGHGTHVAGTIAGSSYGVAKSANIIGVRVLNNAGSGTIAQVVAGVDWVTANHVKPAVANMSLGGSANATLDAAVANSIAAGVTYAVAAGNSNANASTFSPARVASAITVGATTSTDARASYSNYGSTLDIFAPGSSITSAWYTSTTATNTISGTSMASPHVAGAAALYLDGNPSASPATVRNALVAAATSGTLTSVGTGSPNLLLDVRP; this comes from the coding sequence ATGGCAAGGATGCGTTCCACCCGCCTGTCCGCCAGGCGGCTCGCCGCCACCGCCGCCAGCGCCGCCGCGGTGCTCGCCCTCGGCGCCACCACCCTGCCCGCCGCCCAGGCGGCCCCGGCCGAGGGCGTGATCGCCAACGCCGGCGCCAAGGACGTCGTGGCCGGCAGCTACATCGTCACCCTCAAGGACAGCGTGGGCATCTCGGCCGCGGCCGAGGCCCCGGCGCTGGCCGAGGAGTACGGCGGCGAGGTCACCCACACCTACACCGCCGCACTCAACGGCTTCGCCGCCCAGCTGACCGAGCGGGAGGCCAAGCGCCTGGCCGCCGACCCGGCCGTCGCCTCGGTCGTGCACGACCAGTACGTGTCGATCACCGGGACCCAGTCCAACCCGCCGTCCTGGGGCCTGGACCGGATCGACCAGGACGACACGCCGCTGAACAGCTCCTACACCTACCCGGACCCGGGTGGCGCGGGCGTCAACGTCTACGTCATCGACACCGGCGTCAACATCTCGCACGTCGACTTCGGCGGCCGGGCGCGTCACGGCTACGACGCGATCGACGGCTCGCTGCCCGCCACGGACGGCAACGGCCACGGCACCCACGTGGCCGGCACCATCGCCGGCTCCTCCTACGGCGTGGCCAAGAGCGCCAACATCATCGGCGTGCGGGTGCTCAACAACGCCGGCTCCGGCACCATCGCCCAGGTGGTGGCCGGCGTCGACTGGGTGACCGCCAACCACGTCAAGCCGGCCGTGGCCAACATGAGCCTCGGCGGCTCGGCCAACGCCACGCTGGACGCGGCGGTCGCCAACTCCATCGCGGCGGGCGTGACCTACGCGGTGGCGGCGGGCAACTCCAACGCCAACGCCAGCACCTTCTCCCCGGCGCGCGTCGCCTCGGCGATCACGGTGGGCGCCACCACCAGCACCGACGCCCGCGCCAGCTACTCCAACTACGGCTCCACGCTGGACATCTTCGCGCCGGGCTCGTCCATCACCTCGGCCTGGTACACCAGCACCACCGCCACCAACACCATCTCCGGCACCTCCATGGCCTCCCCGCACGTGGCCGGCGCCGCCGCCCTCTACCTGGACGGCAACCCGTCGGCCAGCCCGGCGACGGTCCGCAACGCCCTCGTCGCGGCGGCCACCAGCGGCACGCTGACCTCGGTCGGCACCGGCAGCCCGAACCTGCTGCTGGACGTCCGTCCCTGA
- a CDS encoding S8 family peptidase codes for MARTRTTITTTRRATGRLAGALAGLLALGATALPAAAQAAPAGAPTVGVIANAGARDVVPGSYLVTLEDSVGISASAAGPALAARYGGEVTHTYTAALNGFAAELTEAEARRLAADPAVASVVHDQYVRAAGTQPNPPSWGLDRIDQTDLPLDRSYTWPDPGGRGVNVYVIDTGVRTSHGDFGGRARSGWDFVGNDPVAEDGNGHGTHVAGIVGGIAHGVAKNANIIGVRVLNASGSGTIAQVVAGVDWVTANHVRPAVANMSLGGAANTTLDAAVTNAIAAGVTFTVAAGNSASNAASFSPARVTAAVTVGASTAGDAVSTASNYGSVLDLYAPGASITSTWGTGDTATATLSGTSMAAAHAAGAAALYLDDHGTATPAQVELALEAAAVPNTLTGVPPGTPNLLLNVRGL; via the coding sequence ATGGCAAGGACGCGCACCACCATCACCACCACCCGCCGCGCCACCGGACGGCTCGCCGGCGCGCTCGCCGGCCTGCTGGCCCTCGGCGCCACCGCCCTGCCGGCCGCCGCCCAGGCGGCCCCGGCCGGGGCGCCGACCGTCGGCGTGATCGCCAACGCCGGCGCCCGGGACGTCGTGCCCGGCAGCTACCTCGTCACCCTGGAGGACTCCGTGGGGATCTCGGCCTCGGCCGCCGGCCCGGCGCTGGCGGCGCGTTACGGGGGCGAGGTCACCCACACCTACACCGCCGCGCTCAACGGCTTCGCGGCCGAACTGACCGAGGCGGAGGCCCGCCGGCTGGCCGCCGACCCCGCGGTCGCCTCCGTCGTGCACGACCAGTACGTGCGCGCCGCCGGCACCCAGCCCAACCCGCCCTCCTGGGGCCTGGACCGGATCGACCAGACCGACCTCCCGCTGGACCGCTCCTACACCTGGCCCGACCCGGGCGGCCGCGGCGTGAACGTGTACGTCATCGACACCGGGGTGCGGACCAGCCACGGCGACTTCGGCGGGCGGGCCCGCAGCGGCTGGGACTTCGTGGGCAACGACCCGGTCGCCGAGGACGGCAACGGCCACGGCACCCACGTCGCCGGGATCGTCGGCGGCATCGCGCACGGCGTGGCCAAGAACGCCAACATCATCGGGGTGCGGGTGCTGAACGCCAGCGGCTCCGGCACGATCGCCCAGGTGGTGGCCGGTGTCGACTGGGTGACGGCCAACCACGTCCGGCCGGCGGTGGCCAACATGAGCCTCGGCGGCGCCGCCAACACCACCCTGGACGCCGCGGTGACCAACGCGATCGCCGCCGGGGTGACCTTCACGGTGGCCGCCGGCAACTCCGCCAGCAACGCCGCGTCGTTCTCCCCGGCGCGGGTGACGGCCGCCGTCACGGTCGGCGCCTCGACCGCCGGCGACGCGGTGTCGACCGCGTCCAACTACGGCAGCGTGCTCGACCTCTACGCCCCCGGGGCCTCCATCACCTCCACCTGGGGCACCGGCGACACCGCCACCGCCACGCTGTCCGGCACCTCCATGGCGGCGGCGCACGCCGCCGGGGCCGCCGCGCTCTACCTGGACGACCACGGCACGGCCACCCCGGCCCAGGTCGAACTCGCCCTGGAGGCCGCGGCGGTGCCCAACACGCTCACCGGCGTGCCGCCCGGCACCCCCAACCTGCTGCTGAACGTCCGGGGGCTGTGA
- a CDS encoding lytic polysaccharide monooxygenase auxiliary activity family 9 protein: MSQTWHGHNTAWGRLLAVLSAALLLLTVPMADTSSAHGSTINPASRNYGCWKRWGGDFQNPAMATQDPMCWQAWRADPNAMWNWNGLYRENVAHNHQGVIPNGQLCSGGRTASGRYNAMDAVGAWTATRIPSSSNFTVQVHDAARHGATYYRVYVTKQGFNPLTEPLGWDDLELVRQTGAYAPGAGTPSTEPQLNGVTVSIDVSAPGRTGRHMVYTIWQAAHMDQSYYLCSDVIFG, translated from the coding sequence ATGTCGCAAACTTGGCATGGACACAACACTGCATGGGGACGGCTGCTGGCCGTCCTCTCCGCGGCCCTGCTGCTGCTCACCGTCCCGATGGCGGACACCTCCTCCGCCCACGGCTCCACGATCAACCCGGCCTCGCGGAACTACGGCTGCTGGAAGCGCTGGGGCGGCGACTTCCAGAACCCGGCGATGGCCACCCAGGACCCGATGTGCTGGCAGGCCTGGCGGGCCGACCCCAACGCCATGTGGAACTGGAACGGCCTGTACCGCGAGAACGTCGCGCACAACCACCAGGGCGTCATCCCCAACGGCCAGCTGTGCAGCGGCGGGCGCACCGCCAGCGGGCGCTACAACGCGATGGACGCCGTGGGCGCCTGGACCGCCACCCGGATCCCGAGCAGCTCCAACTTCACCGTCCAGGTGCACGACGCGGCCCGGCACGGGGCGACCTACTACCGGGTGTACGTCACCAAGCAGGGCTTCAACCCGCTCACCGAGCCACTCGGCTGGGACGACCTGGAGCTGGTCCGGCAGACCGGCGCCTACGCCCCCGGCGCGGGCACGCCGTCCACCGAGCCGCAGCTGAACGGGGTCACCGTGTCGATCGACGTCAGCGCCCCGGGACGCACCGGGCGCCACATGGTCTACACCATCTGGCAGGCCGCGCACATGGACCAGTCGTACTACCTGTGCAGTGACGTGATCTTCGGCTGA
- the glgB gene encoding 1,4-alpha-glucan branching protein GlgB — protein sequence MDDAELSSLLTGAHHDPHATLGAHHDPGRDGVAVRVLRPWAEAVVVDTAIGRAELTHQRDGLFTGLLPCTAIPDYTLLVRYSGRTHRQEDAYRLPPSVGELDLYLIAQGRHERLWDALGARVTIVDTPHGPVTGTAFTVWAPRARGVRVVGDFNYWDGAAHPMRALGSSGVWELFVPGVGAGTRYKFEVLGCDGALRQKADPMARATEPPPATASVVAVSDHVWRDEEWMLTRGTPPHHEAPISVLEVHLPSWRPGLGTHELAKELADYAGGLGFTHVELMPVAEHPFGGSWGYQVTSYYAPTARLGSPDDFRHLVDVLHQAGIGVIVDWVPAHFPKDEWALARFDGAPLYEHPDPRRAEHPDWGTLVFDYGRAEVRNFLVANAVYWCEEFHVDGLRVDAVASMLYLDYSREGREWLPNEYGGRENLEAVAFLREMNATVYRRCPGVVTVAEESTAWDGVTRPVEFGGLGFGLKWNMGWMHDSLEYFAREPVHRRHHHGELTFSMVYAYSENYVLPISHDEVVHGKRSLVSKMPGDWWQRRANTRAYLAWMWAHPGKQLLFMGQEFAQGSEWDHDAGPDWWLLDPGYGAAEDHLGVRRLVGELNRLYRATPVLWRWDTRPEGFAWIDGAAADDNVLSFERRGPDGAPLVVVCNFSPVVRNRYRVGMPLPGAWRELLNTDDHGWGGSGVRAGGPDGLLTAERIPWQGREHSAELTLPPLAVVWLTPAG from the coding sequence ATGGACGACGCCGAGCTGTCCAGCCTGCTCACCGGCGCCCACCACGACCCGCACGCCACGCTCGGCGCCCACCACGACCCGGGCCGTGACGGCGTGGCGGTCCGCGTGCTGCGGCCCTGGGCGGAGGCCGTAGTGGTGGACACCGCGATCGGCCGGGCGGAACTGACGCACCAGCGGGACGGCCTGTTCACCGGCCTGCTGCCGTGCACCGCGATCCCCGACTACACCCTGCTGGTGCGCTACTCGGGGCGGACGCACCGGCAGGAGGACGCCTACCGGCTGCCGCCCTCGGTCGGCGAGCTGGACCTGTACCTGATCGCCCAGGGGCGGCACGAGCGCCTCTGGGACGCGCTGGGCGCCCGCGTCACGATCGTCGACACGCCGCACGGCCCGGTGACCGGCACCGCCTTCACGGTGTGGGCGCCCCGGGCGCGCGGCGTGCGGGTGGTCGGCGACTTCAACTACTGGGACGGCGCGGCGCACCCCATGCGCGCACTGGGCTCCAGCGGGGTGTGGGAGCTGTTCGTGCCCGGTGTGGGGGCGGGGACGCGCTACAAGTTCGAGGTGCTCGGCTGCGACGGCGCGCTGCGGCAGAAGGCCGACCCGATGGCGCGGGCCACCGAGCCGCCGCCGGCCACCGCCTCGGTGGTGGCCGTCTCGGACCACGTCTGGCGGGACGAGGAGTGGATGCTCACCCGGGGCACCCCGCCGCACCACGAGGCGCCGATCAGCGTGCTGGAGGTGCACCTGCCGTCCTGGCGGCCCGGGCTCGGCACCCACGAGCTGGCCAAGGAGCTGGCCGACTACGCGGGCGGGCTGGGCTTCACCCACGTGGAGCTGATGCCTGTCGCGGAACATCCGTTCGGCGGGTCGTGGGGCTACCAGGTGACCTCCTACTACGCGCCCACCGCCCGGCTGGGCTCGCCGGACGACTTCCGCCACCTGGTGGACGTGCTGCACCAGGCCGGCATCGGGGTGATCGTGGACTGGGTGCCGGCGCACTTCCCGAAGGACGAGTGGGCGCTGGCCCGGTTCGACGGCGCCCCGCTGTACGAGCACCCGGATCCGCGCCGGGCGGAGCACCCGGACTGGGGCACGCTGGTGTTCGACTACGGCCGGGCCGAGGTGCGGAACTTCCTGGTGGCCAACGCGGTGTACTGGTGCGAGGAGTTCCACGTGGACGGCCTGCGGGTGGACGCGGTGGCCTCCATGCTGTACCTGGACTACTCCCGGGAGGGCCGGGAGTGGCTGCCCAACGAGTACGGGGGGCGGGAGAACCTGGAGGCCGTGGCGTTCCTGCGGGAGATGAACGCCACCGTCTACCGGCGCTGCCCGGGGGTGGTGACCGTCGCGGAGGAGTCCACGGCCTGGGACGGGGTGACCCGGCCGGTGGAGTTCGGCGGGCTCGGGTTCGGGCTGAAGTGGAACATGGGCTGGATGCACGACTCGCTGGAGTACTTCGCCAGGGAGCCGGTGCACCGCCGCCACCACCACGGGGAGCTGACCTTCTCCATGGTGTACGCCTACTCGGAGAACTACGTGCTGCCGATCAGCCACGACGAGGTGGTGCACGGCAAGCGGTCGCTGGTGTCGAAGATGCCGGGCGACTGGTGGCAGCGCCGGGCGAACACCCGGGCGTACCTGGCCTGGATGTGGGCGCACCCGGGGAAGCAGCTGCTGTTCATGGGTCAGGAGTTCGCGCAGGGCTCGGAGTGGGACCACGACGCCGGGCCGGACTGGTGGCTGCTGGATCCGGGGTACGGGGCGGCCGAGGACCACCTCGGGGTGCGGCGGCTGGTGGGCGAACTGAACCGGCTGTACCGGGCGACGCCGGTGCTGTGGCGGTGGGACACCCGCCCGGAGGGGTTCGCCTGGATCGACGGCGCGGCGGCCGACGACAACGTGCTGTCCTTCGAGCGGCGGGGGCCGGACGGTGCGCCGCTGGTGGTGGTCTGCAACTTCTCCCCCGTGGTGCGCAACCGCTACCGGGTGGGCATGCCGCTGCCGGGGGCCTGGCGGGAGCTGCTGAACACCGACGACCACGGGTGGGGCGGCAGCGGCGTGCGCGCGGGCGGGCCGGACGGCCTGCTGACGGCCGAGCGGATCCCCTGGCAGGGCCGGGAGCACAGCGCCGAGCTCACCCTCCCCCCGCTCGCCGTGGTCTGGCTGACGCCCGCCGGCTGA